In a genomic window of Maricaulis maris MCS10:
- a CDS encoding long-chain-fatty-acid--CoA ligase — MTLRAHMMDCPLMISDILVHAAKCHGDQEIVTRLPETGQIHRQNYAQTHERTQQLANALQKKLKIREGDRVATIAWNSHRHFELYYAISGIGAVVHTVNPRLDPKQLIWMLDHAQSKTVFFDKQFAPLIDAISKACKSVKNWVLMTDKSHLDGVQTKCKSYEELIAEYPAEFDWPAFDEYAAAGLCYTSGTTGDPKGVLYSHRSTVLHAMASAAADVIGVGARGTLLPVVPMFHVNAWGIPYAAPMNGAKLVMPGAQMDGASIHQLIEDESVSYVAGVPTVWLGLLNYLEAEGKRIDSVERVLIGGSALPEALLRAYEDKYGVVMQQGWGMTEMSPLGTVNVLLPKHEGLSREEIIQVKLKQGRLVFGVGMRIVDDNGEELPWDGKSSGHVQVRGPWIASGYYRGAGAESFTEDGWFQTGDVAHLDGSGFMTITDRSKDVIKTGGEWISSIDLENAAMGHPSVAMAAAVGMPHPKWQERPLLVVQLKPGAEPDGASIIEYLRGEVPKWWLPDAVEFIDEMPIGATGKMLKTKLREIYKDYEFPTVDA, encoded by the coding sequence ATGACTTTGCGCGCACACATGATGGACTGTCCGCTGATGATTTCGGACATTCTGGTTCACGCGGCAAAATGCCATGGCGATCAGGAGATCGTGACGCGGCTGCCGGAGACTGGTCAGATCCACCGGCAGAATTATGCCCAGACCCATGAGCGGACCCAGCAGCTGGCCAATGCGCTGCAGAAGAAGCTCAAGATCCGCGAAGGCGACCGGGTCGCCACGATTGCCTGGAACTCCCATCGGCATTTCGAACTCTACTACGCCATTTCCGGCATTGGCGCCGTGGTCCACACCGTCAATCCGCGCCTCGACCCGAAACAGCTGATCTGGATGCTCGACCATGCCCAGTCGAAGACCGTCTTCTTCGACAAGCAGTTCGCACCGCTGATCGACGCCATCTCGAAAGCGTGCAAATCGGTCAAGAACTGGGTTCTGATGACCGACAAGAGCCATCTCGATGGCGTCCAGACCAAGTGCAAGAGCTATGAGGAACTGATCGCCGAATATCCGGCGGAGTTCGATTGGCCGGCGTTCGACGAGTATGCGGCAGCCGGGCTCTGCTACACTTCGGGCACGACGGGTGATCCCAAGGGCGTCCTTTATTCACACCGCTCCACCGTCCTGCACGCCATGGCATCGGCCGCGGCCGATGTGATCGGTGTCGGCGCGCGTGGCACGCTATTGCCAGTGGTGCCGATGTTCCACGTCAATGCCTGGGGCATTCCCTATGCCGCGCCGATGAATGGCGCCAAGCTCGTCATGCCCGGCGCCCAGATGGACGGGGCCAGCATTCACCAGCTGATCGAGGATGAAAGCGTCAGCTATGTCGCCGGCGTCCCGACGGTCTGGCTCGGCCTGCTCAACTATCTGGAAGCCGAGGGCAAGCGCATCGATTCGGTCGAACGCGTCCTGATCGGCGGTTCGGCCCTGCCGGAAGCGCTGCTGCGCGCCTATGAGGACAAGTATGGCGTTGTCATGCAGCAAGGCTGGGGCATGACCGAGATGAGCCCGCTGGGCACGGTCAATGTGCTTCTGCCCAAGCATGAAGGGCTCAGCCGCGAAGAGATCATCCAGGTCAAACTCAAACAGGGCCGCCTCGTCTTCGGTGTCGGCATGCGCATTGTCGATGACAATGGCGAGGAACTGCCCTGGGACGGCAAGTCCTCCGGTCATGTCCAGGTCCGCGGACCGTGGATCGCTTCGGGTTATTACCGCGGCGCCGGCGCCGAGAGCTTCACCGAGGATGGCTGGTTCCAGACCGGCGATGTCGCCCATCTCGATGGCAGCGGCTTCATGACCATCACCGACCGCTCCAAGGATGTCATCAAGACCGGTGGCGAGTGGATCTCCTCGATCGATCTGGAAAACGCCGCCATGGGACACCCGTCCGTGGCCATGGCCGCTGCTGTCGGCATGCCGCACCCGAAATGGCAGGAGCGCCCGCTGCTCGTGGTGCAACTCAAGCCGGGCGCCGAGCCGGATGGCGCCTCGATCATCGAATATCTGCGCGGTGAAGTGCCGAAATGGTGGCTGCCCGACGCCGTCGAGTTCATCGACGAAATGCCGATCGGCGCAACCGGCAAGATGCTGAAGACCAAATTGCGGGAAATCTACAAGGACTACGAATTCCCGACAGTCGACGCGTAA
- a CDS encoding superinfection immunity protein, with amino-acid sequence MEVYVMGGEIAVIGLLAYFVPTLIALLRGHDNTFAIFLTNLLLGWTFLGWIIAFIWSFTAIRRRVRA; translated from the coding sequence ATGGAGGTTTACGTCATGGGTGGAGAAATCGCGGTGATTGGCCTGCTGGCCTATTTCGTGCCGACCCTGATCGCCCTCCTGCGCGGTCACGACAATACGTTCGCGATCTTCCTGACCAATCTGCTTCTGGGTTGGACCTTCCTCGGCTGGATCATCGCTTTCATCTGGTCGTTCACAGCCATCCGCCGGCGCGTGCGGGCCTAG
- a CDS encoding alpha/beta hydrolase family protein, giving the protein MPIIRTFSAWLTGLLLALVTTLAQASADDSPNAPPSGDWLGILSTPGGELRLLITATEQPDGSHRGELESLDQAPGQKIPINEFAIDSDTMRFAITAMGASYSGEWNDQTQRYEGEFSQGMTLPLAFARPEAVEVTVIDGMDGVWEGMLTRGETELAFTLNIETGEDGTQVTLDSVTQAAYGIPVTDVTRDGDAVGFRIPAANVTYRGELNAQGDRLTGQWIRPGFPEAEVIFQRTAEIVTGPNRPQEPVGPFPYRVEPVRFDNPEAEGVTLAGTLTLPAGDGPFPAAILISGSGPQDRDETVWTHRPFAVLADHLTRNGIAVLRYDDRGFAESTGDFASSTSMDFASDTEAALAWLRARPEIDASAIGLIGHSEGGLIAPVVAADNDAVAFLVLLAGPGTTGEQIILDQSLAAARAGGRSPEELDVLARLIPQITGTVSAAADEEAARSALNALFTDETLALLGAAPAQRELLIGQNVRAWQRTFLRHDPADFLPRVDQPVLAVNGSLDLQVLPGPNLAGLEAGLSGNPDVTVMELEGLNHMFQTAQTGTIAEYAEIEETFAPHALDLISDWIAARFGN; this is encoded by the coding sequence ATGCCGATTATCCGTACCTTTTCCGCCTGGCTGACAGGCCTTTTGCTGGCGCTGGTGACGACGCTGGCCCAGGCATCTGCCGATGACAGTCCCAATGCCCCGCCATCCGGTGACTGGCTTGGCATCCTTTCAACCCCGGGCGGAGAGTTGCGCCTGCTGATCACGGCAACGGAGCAGCCGGACGGCAGCCATCGTGGTGAACTGGAAAGCCTCGACCAGGCCCCGGGACAAAAAATTCCGATCAATGAGTTTGCGATCGATTCCGACACGATGCGCTTCGCCATTACCGCCATGGGCGCGTCCTACAGCGGCGAATGGAATGACCAGACCCAACGCTATGAAGGTGAATTCAGCCAGGGCATGACCCTGCCACTGGCCTTCGCCCGGCCCGAGGCGGTTGAGGTGACAGTCATCGACGGCATGGATGGTGTCTGGGAAGGCATGTTGACGCGCGGCGAGACCGAACTGGCCTTCACGCTCAATATCGAAACAGGCGAGGACGGCACACAGGTCACGCTCGATTCGGTCACCCAGGCGGCCTATGGCATCCCGGTCACGGATGTCACCCGCGACGGTGACGCAGTCGGCTTTCGCATCCCGGCCGCCAATGTCACCTATCGCGGCGAGTTGAATGCCCAGGGTGACAGGCTGACCGGGCAATGGATCCGCCCCGGCTTTCCCGAGGCCGAGGTCATCTTTCAACGCACGGCCGAGATCGTCACCGGTCCCAACCGGCCGCAGGAACCGGTCGGCCCCTTCCCCTACCGCGTCGAGCCGGTCCGCTTCGACAATCCCGAGGCCGAGGGTGTAACCCTGGCCGGCACCCTGACCCTCCCGGCCGGTGACGGCCCCTTCCCTGCCGCCATCCTGATCTCCGGCTCGGGTCCGCAGGATCGCGACGAGACCGTGTGGACCCATCGCCCCTTCGCCGTTCTGGCCGATCATCTCACCCGCAATGGCATCGCCGTGCTGCGCTATGATGATCGCGGCTTTGCCGAGTCGACCGGCGATTTTGCATCCTCGACCTCGATGGATTTCGCCTCCGATACGGAGGCGGCGCTGGCTTGGCTTCGGGCCCGGCCGGAGATCGATGCCTCCGCCATCGGGCTGATCGGACACAGCGAAGGCGGGCTGATTGCCCCGGTCGTCGCTGCCGACAATGACGCGGTCGCCTTCCTGGTCTTGCTGGCCGGTCCCGGCACGACCGGTGAGCAGATCATCCTGGACCAGTCGCTGGCCGCAGCCCGCGCCGGTGGTCGCAGCCCGGAAGAGCTCGACGTACTGGCCCGCCTGATCCCGCAAATCACCGGCACGGTGAGCGCGGCGGCGGATGAAGAGGCGGCCCGCTCGGCCCTGAACGCCCTGTTTACCGACGAGACCCTCGCCCTGCTCGGCGCCGCACCGGCGCAACGCGAACTTCTAATCGGCCAGAATGTCCGAGCCTGGCAGCGCACCTTCCTGCGCCATGACCCGGCAGACTTTCTGCCGCGTGTTGATCAGCCCGTCCTGGCCGTGAATGGTTCGCTGGACCTTCAGGTTCTCCCCGGCCCCAATCTGGCCGGGTTGGAAGCTGGCCTGTCCGGCAATCCCGACGTCACGGTGATGGAACTGGAAGGTCTCAACCACATGTTCCAGACGGCGCAGACCGGCACCATCGCCGAATACGCCGAGATCGAGGAAACCTTCGCGCCACACGCGCTGGACCTGATCTCGGACTGGATCGCAGCGCGTTTCGGCAACTGA
- a CDS encoding nitroreductase family protein produces the protein MEKRVPLENYVQYPEAEMRDRVSRFTQNLLRRRTVRDYSDKPVERAVIEQAIIAAGSAPSGANHQPWHFVVLTDADKRRALREAAEAEERAFYDGKAPQEWLDALAPLGTDASKPFLEHAPVLIAVFAQKRGGEEIGQDKKNYYIHESVGIACGFLLAALHEAGLVTLTHTPNPMRFLNEVCERPAGEKPYMLIVGGYPAEDATVPEHALVKKRLDEITTWL, from the coding sequence ATGGAAAAGCGCGTACCGCTCGAGAATTACGTCCAGTATCCCGAAGCCGAAATGCGCGATCGGGTCAGCCGCTTCACGCAGAACCTGCTGCGCCGCCGAACGGTCAGGGATTACTCCGACAAACCGGTCGAGCGGGCGGTGATCGAGCAGGCGATCATCGCCGCCGGTTCGGCCCCGTCGGGTGCCAATCACCAGCCCTGGCATTTCGTTGTGCTGACCGATGCCGACAAGCGTCGGGCGTTGCGCGAGGCCGCCGAGGCCGAGGAACGAGCGTTTTACGACGGCAAGGCGCCGCAGGAATGGCTCGACGCGCTGGCGCCTCTGGGCACGGATGCCAGCAAGCCCTTCCTCGAGCACGCGCCGGTCCTGATCGCCGTCTTCGCCCAGAAGCGCGGCGGCGAGGAAATCGGTCAGGACAAGAAGAATTACTACATCCATGAAAGCGTCGGCATTGCCTGCGGCTTCCTGCTGGCAGCCTTGCACGAGGCCGGCCTGGTCACCCTGACCCACACGCCCAATCCGATGCGCTTCCTCAACGAGGTCTGCGAACGCCCGGCCGGGGAAAAACCCTACATGCTGATCGTCGGCGGCTATCCGGCCGAGGATGCGACCGTGCCGGAGCACGCCCTGGTCAAGAAGCGGCTGGACGAGATCACGACCTGGCTTTGA
- the tdh gene encoding L-threonine 3-dehydrogenase, with translation MKALVKAKPEEGIWMEDVPEPTIGPDDVLIKIKRTAICGTDIHIYNWDDWAAKNVPTPMVVGHEYAGEIVDVGSNVTRVKAGQRVSGEGHVVGVTSRAARAGRFHLDPETRGVGVNIPGAFAEFMKLPAFNVVPLPEDVPDEIGAILDPLGNAVHTALQFDMIGEDVLITGAGPIGIMAAAIARHVGARHVVLTDINTHRLHLAGQVAPNIRTVDVSKEKIEDVAKELGMTEGFDVGLEMSGAPQAFGSMLNNMVMGGKVAMLGLPSRPIEVDFGQLVLKAITLKGIYGREMFETWYKMIAMLESGLDVSRIITHRYKADEFQKGFDAMRAGKSGKVILEWD, from the coding sequence ATGAAAGCCCTGGTCAAAGCCAAGCCGGAAGAAGGCATCTGGATGGAGGATGTGCCCGAGCCGACGATCGGCCCGGACGATGTGCTCATCAAGATCAAGCGCACGGCGATCTGCGGCACCGACATCCATATCTACAACTGGGATGACTGGGCGGCGAAGAATGTGCCCACCCCGATGGTGGTCGGTCATGAATATGCCGGCGAGATCGTCGATGTCGGCTCGAACGTGACCCGCGTGAAGGCCGGCCAGCGTGTGTCGGGTGAAGGGCATGTCGTTGGCGTCACCAGCCGCGCGGCTCGCGCCGGACGCTTCCATCTCGATCCGGAAACCCGCGGCGTCGGCGTCAATATTCCCGGCGCTTTCGCCGAATTCATGAAACTGCCGGCCTTCAATGTCGTGCCGCTGCCCGAGGACGTGCCTGACGAGATCGGTGCCATTCTCGATCCGCTCGGCAATGCGGTGCACACGGCGCTGCAGTTCGACATGATCGGCGAGGATGTGCTTATCACCGGCGCCGGACCGATCGGCATCATGGCCGCGGCGATCGCGCGTCATGTCGGCGCCCGCCATGTCGTGCTGACCGACATCAACACGCACCGCCTGCACCTGGCCGGCCAGGTCGCGCCGAATATCCGCACCGTGGATGTCTCGAAAGAGAAGATCGAGGATGTCGCGAAAGAACTCGGCATGACCGAGGGCTTTGATGTCGGCCTGGAAATGTCCGGCGCGCCGCAGGCCTTCGGCTCGATGCTCAATAATATGGTGATGGGCGGCAAGGTCGCCATGCTCGGTCTGCCGTCCAGGCCGATCGAGGTCGATTTTGGCCAGCTCGTGCTCAAGGCGATCACGCTGAAAGGCATTTACGGCCGCGAGATGTTCGAGACCTGGTACAAGATGATCGCCATGCTCGAGAGCGGTCTCGACGTCTCGCGCATCATCACCCACCGCTACAAGGCTGACGAATTCCAGAAGGGTTTCGACGCCATGCGGGCCGGCAAGTCCGGCAAGGTAATTCTGGAGTGGGATTGA